A portion of the Gossypium arboreum isolate Shixiya-1 chromosome 8, ASM2569848v2, whole genome shotgun sequence genome contains these proteins:
- the LOC108470039 gene encoding serine carboxypeptidase-like: protein MASTFCQNLCLLSLFVLFYVSSAKPISHWKNQSPSSSQAKLQAEKLIRGLNLFPKDAINAGDNAPAVETSKIVEKQFRFPVLGEPGPSIQEFGHHAGYYKLPHAVSARMFYLFFESRNSKKDPVVIWLTGGPGCSSELALFYENGPFHLTKNLSLVWNDYGWDKASNILFVDQPTGTGFSYTSDENDLRHNETGVSNDLYDFLQEFFKQHPEYVENDFYITGESYAGHYIPAFAVRVHQGNKAKEGIHVNLKGFAIGNGLTDPEIQYQAYPDYALNTSIITQSDYVDIKKLVPSCVQAIKRCGSKGGDACVDSFDTCNTLFDQILSIAGNINYYDIRKECEGELCYDFSAVETFLNQKTVRDALGVGNIDFVSCSTEVYDAMITDWMRNLEVGIPALLEDGIKVLIYAGEYDLICNWLGNSNWVHAMKWSGQKEFGAAPTVSFMVDGVEAGQLKSHGPLAFLKVHNAGHMVPMDQPKASLQMLQNWMQGKLASSKTAERLAPQ from the exons ATGGCCTCTACTTTCTGtcaaaatctctgtttgctttctCTTTTTGTGCTTTTTTATGTTTCCTCGGCTAAGCCTATTTCCCATTGGAAGAACCAATCTCCAAGTTCTAGCCAGGCAAAGTTACAGGCTGAAAAGCTCATAAGAGGACTTAATTTGTTCCCTAAAGATGCTATTAATGCTGGTGACAATGCCCCTGCAGTTGAGACATCCAAGATTGTTGAAAAGCAATTCAGGTTCCCAGTGCTTGGGGAACCTGGGCCTTCCATTCAGGAGTTTGGTCACCATGCTGGGTACTATAAACTTCCACATGCTGTATCTGCAAG GATGTTTTACCTTTTCTTCGAATCACGGAACAGCAAGAAAGACCCTGTAGTGATTTGGTTGACTGGAGGTCCAGGGTGCAGCAGTGAATTGGCATTGTTTTATGAAAATGGTCCTTTCCATCTTACCAAAAACTTGTCGCTTGTATGGAATGACTATGGTTGGGACAAG GCATCGAACATTTTGTTTGTAGATCAGCCCACTGGAACCGGTTTCAGTTATACTTCAGACGAAAACGACCTTCGCCATAATGAAACTGGTGTCAGCAACGATTTGTACGACTTCTTGCAG GAATTTTTCAAGCAGCATCCTGAGTATGTTGAGAATGACTTCTACATAACCGGAGAATCTTATGCCGGGCACTATATTCCAGCTTTCGCTGTTCGAGTTCACCAGGGAAACAAGGCAAAAGAGGGAATTCATGTTAATCTCAAG GGTTTTGCAATCGGGAATGGACTAACAGATCCTGAAATCCAGTATCAAGCATACCCAGATTATGCTTTGAACACAAGTATAATTACCCAATCTGATTATGTCGACATCAAAAAGTTGGTCCCTTCATGCGTGCAAGCAATCAAAAGATGTG GCTCTAAAGGTGGAGATGCTTGTGTGGATTCTTTTGATACCTGCAACACTTTATTTGATCAGATTCTGAGCATCGCTGGTAATATAAAT TACTATGATATTAGAAAGGAATGCGAAGGAGAATTGTGCTACGATTTCTCGGCAGTGGAGACGTTCCTCAATCAGAAAACAGTTCGGGATGCCTTAGGGGTCGGTAACATTGACTTTGTGTCATGCAGCACCGAAGTATACGATGCCATGATTACAGACTGGATGAGGAACTTAGAAGTTGGCATTCCTGCTCTTCTAGAGGATGGTATAAAGGTGCTTATATATGCTGGAGAGTATGATCTTATATGCAACTGGCTCG GAAATTCAAACTGGGTTCATGCCATGAAATGGTCAGGACAGAAAGAGTTTGGGGCAGCTCCCACAGTTTCATTTATGGTTGATGGTGTAGAAGCTGGACAACTGAAAAGCCATGGCCCTCTCGCTTTCCTTAAG GTACATAATGCCGGTCACATGGTTCCAATGGATCAACCAAAAGCTTCATTACAAATGCTGCAGAACTGGATGCAGGGAAAGCTAGCATCATCCAAGACAGCAGAGAGACTTGCTCCCCAATAA